Proteins encoded together in one Bactrocera neohumeralis isolate Rockhampton chromosome 4, APGP_CSIRO_Bneo_wtdbg2-racon-allhic-juicebox.fasta_v2, whole genome shotgun sequence window:
- the LOC126756815 gene encoding probable lysine-specific demethylase 4A isoform X2 translates to MSLNSGCTENERNKIPRIMTFRPSYEEFKNFSSYVEYMESRGANLAGLAKIIPPPEWVPRKSGYNIDNINMTIPAPICQVVSGKQGEYQQINVQKRSMTLRQFKEMAESERYQTPRHFDYDDLERKYWKNVTYIAPFYAADVKGSLSDPDLRIWNINCLDTILNYVNKDYGIEIDGVNTAYLYFGMWKSSFAWHTEDMDLYSINYLHFGAPKTWYAIPPAYGRRLEKLANRLFYENYQNCNAFLRHKMTLISPQVLRQNKIPFNKVTQEAGEIMITFPFGYHAGFNHGFNGAESTNFGSKRWIEYGKRASICNCRKDMVKISMETFVQRFQPERYENWLKGIDYGCHPEEPGKICAAPPPTINKYYYSKRRQSESMESVASQSSTSKAKDSKQKRGCTSLAVPEDPATNACFAKVPKIILTKIDSASSKNLDFNAIAVVRLKKLWNDIPCEKEGMICYDIRLTSPRLD, encoded by the exons ATGTCCCTTAATTCGGGCTGCACTGAAAATGAGCGTAATAAGATACCAAGGATCATGACGTTCCGTCCCAGCTACGAGGAATTCAAGAATTTCTCAAGTTATGTCGAATACATGGAAAGTCGTGGTGCAAACTTAGCCGGACTAGCAAAGATTATACCACCACCAGAATGGGTGCCACGGAAATCCGGTTATAATATAGACAATATAAATATGACAATACCCGCACCAATTTGTCAAGTAGTATCAG GTAAACAAGGTGAATATCAGCAAATCAATGTGCAGAAACGTTCTATGACTTTGCGACAATTTAAAGAAATGGCTGAGTCGGAACGTTATCAAACGCCACGACATTTTGACTACGATGATTTGGAacgaaaatattggaaaaatgtaaCATATATAGCACCATTTTATGCGGCTGATGTAAAAGGTTCCTTAAGTGATCCGGATTTGCGAATTTGGAATATAAATTGTTTAGACACAATACTGAATTACGTGAACAAGGATTACGGTATTGAAATTGACGGCGTAAATACGGCTTATCTGTATTTTGGTATGTGGAAGAGCTCTTTTGCTTGGCATACAGAAGATATGGATTTATATTCAATAAACTACCTCCATTTTGGTGCACCAAAGACTTGGTATGCAATACCACCCGCATATGGTCGGAGATTAGAAAAGTTGGCGAATAGACTTTTCTATGAAAACTATCAAAATTGTAACGCATTTCTGCGTCACAAAATGACACTGATAAGCCCACAAGTATTGCGACAGAATAAAATACCGTTCAATAAAGTAACACAAGAAGCTGGAGAAATTATGATAACATTTCCTTTTGGCTACCATGCTGGTTTCAATCATGGTTTTAATGGCGCAGAGTCAACTAATTTCGGTTCTAAGCGATGGATTGAGTATGGCAAGCGTGCCAGCATTTGTAATTGTCGGAAGGATATGGTGAAAATATCAATGGAAACATTTGTGCAGCGATTCCAGCCAGAACGTTACGAAAACTGGCTAAAAGGTATCGACTATGGTTGTCATCCAGAAGAACCTGGGAAAATTTGCGCTGCACCACCACCCACAATCAATAAATATTACTATTCTAAGAG AAGACAGTCTGAATCAATGGAGTCGGTAGCGTCACAAAGTTCAACGTCAAAAGCTAAGGATTCCAAACAAAAGCGTGGTTGCACCTCACTTGCTGTGCCAGAAGACCCCGCCACCAATGCGTGTTTTGCCAAAGTGccgaaaattatattaacgAAAATAGATAGTGCTAGCAGCAAAAATCTAGATTTTAATGCCATAGCAGTGGTGCGCCTCAAAAAACTTTGGAATGACATACCATGTGAAAAGGAAG GAATGATTTGCTATGACATTCGACTGACGTCACCTCGATTGGATTAG
- the LOC126756815 gene encoding probable lysine-specific demethylase 4A isoform X1, with protein sequence MSLNSGCTENERNKIPRIMTFRPSYEEFKNFSSYVEYMESRGANLAGLAKIIPPPEWVPRKSGYNIDNINMTIPAPICQVVSGKQGEYQQINVQKRSMTLRQFKEMAESERYQTPRHFDYDDLERKYWKNVTYIAPFYAADVKGSLSDPDLRIWNINCLDTILNYVNKDYGIEIDGVNTAYLYFGMWKSSFAWHTEDMDLYSINYLHFGAPKTWYAIPPAYGRRLEKLANRLFYENYQNCNAFLRHKMTLISPQVLRQNKIPFNKVTQEAGEIMITFPFGYHAGFNHGFNGAESTNFGSKRWIEYGKRASICNCRKDMVKISMETFVQRFQPERYENWLKGIDYGCHPEEPGKICAAPPPTINKYYYSKRRQSESMESVASQSSTSKAKDSKQKRGCTSLAVPEDPATNACFAKVPKIILTKIDSASSKNLDFNAIAVVRLKKLWNDIPCEKEGKNLLTNGIIKNTKRMRFQTKTIKLDDED encoded by the exons ATGTCCCTTAATTCGGGCTGCACTGAAAATGAGCGTAATAAGATACCAAGGATCATGACGTTCCGTCCCAGCTACGAGGAATTCAAGAATTTCTCAAGTTATGTCGAATACATGGAAAGTCGTGGTGCAAACTTAGCCGGACTAGCAAAGATTATACCACCACCAGAATGGGTGCCACGGAAATCCGGTTATAATATAGACAATATAAATATGACAATACCCGCACCAATTTGTCAAGTAGTATCAG GTAAACAAGGTGAATATCAGCAAATCAATGTGCAGAAACGTTCTATGACTTTGCGACAATTTAAAGAAATGGCTGAGTCGGAACGTTATCAAACGCCACGACATTTTGACTACGATGATTTGGAacgaaaatattggaaaaatgtaaCATATATAGCACCATTTTATGCGGCTGATGTAAAAGGTTCCTTAAGTGATCCGGATTTGCGAATTTGGAATATAAATTGTTTAGACACAATACTGAATTACGTGAACAAGGATTACGGTATTGAAATTGACGGCGTAAATACGGCTTATCTGTATTTTGGTATGTGGAAGAGCTCTTTTGCTTGGCATACAGAAGATATGGATTTATATTCAATAAACTACCTCCATTTTGGTGCACCAAAGACTTGGTATGCAATACCACCCGCATATGGTCGGAGATTAGAAAAGTTGGCGAATAGACTTTTCTATGAAAACTATCAAAATTGTAACGCATTTCTGCGTCACAAAATGACACTGATAAGCCCACAAGTATTGCGACAGAATAAAATACCGTTCAATAAAGTAACACAAGAAGCTGGAGAAATTATGATAACATTTCCTTTTGGCTACCATGCTGGTTTCAATCATGGTTTTAATGGCGCAGAGTCAACTAATTTCGGTTCTAAGCGATGGATTGAGTATGGCAAGCGTGCCAGCATTTGTAATTGTCGGAAGGATATGGTGAAAATATCAATGGAAACATTTGTGCAGCGATTCCAGCCAGAACGTTACGAAAACTGGCTAAAAGGTATCGACTATGGTTGTCATCCAGAAGAACCTGGGAAAATTTGCGCTGCACCACCACCCACAATCAATAAATATTACTATTCTAAGAG AAGACAGTCTGAATCAATGGAGTCGGTAGCGTCACAAAGTTCAACGTCAAAAGCTAAGGATTCCAAACAAAAGCGTGGTTGCACCTCACTTGCTGTGCCAGAAGACCCCGCCACCAATGCGTGTTTTGCCAAAGTGccgaaaattatattaacgAAAATAGATAGTGCTAGCAGCAAAAATCTAGATTTTAATGCCATAGCAGTGGTGCGCCTCAAAAAACTTTGGAATGACATACCATGTGAAAAGGAAGGTAAGAATCTGCTAACCAATGGCATAATCAAAAATACCAAAAGGATGCGTTTTCAAACGAAAACTATAAAGCTAGATGATGAGGACTAG